In Cucurbita pepo subsp. pepo cultivar mu-cu-16 chromosome LG10, ASM280686v2, whole genome shotgun sequence, the DNA window GCTGCAGTTTCAAATTGGGTTTCAAATCTGATAGTGAGTCAAACATTTTTGACATTGGTGGAGGCTCTCGGGGCTGCTGGTACATTCCTGCTGTTTGCAGGATTCTCATTACTTGGATTGGTtggtatatattttttagtacCTGAAACTAAAGGATTGCAGTTTGAAGAGGTTGAAGAGCTGCTCAAGCAAGGGAAGAAGCACAAGAGCAACAAAGGCCAGAAGGAAGTGTTAGCACAATGATtcttgtattttgttttgtcttttAGGTAAATCTTCAGCAGAATTGACATGAACTTGTATTTAACTAATCTTCCTTGTGAATAAGTTTTGGTAAGTTGGAATAAATTGTGCACGACAACAATGCATGATTGACCATTATTTACTTCAGCTGGAGGACACCGACAGTTGGGTCATCTATCTTAAGAACTGGCTTTAAGAGAAGAGGGAgattttgaatagaaataGCAATGATCCACAGCACAGCAAGCAGCGACAGGACAAAAACATACCTGCTCAGCCAGCTAATAATTCACCTCTAAACGACAAGACATGGTAAAAGACTACAACCctacaaaatatttctaaatctaTGGTGGGGCATCCGCCGCACCACACACAGCCTGTGCCTTCGCCTAAGCTGATGTTCCATGTTCATGCAATTGCAAGAAAGCAAGAACAAAGCAAGAAAGTGAAGTTtcaaggaggaggagaagagaaGATATTAACTTTTGTGCCGAGTATCCAACCNAGAAAGCAAGAACAAAGCAAGAAAGTGAAGTTtcaaggaggagaagaagagaagataTTAACTTTTGTGCTGAGTATCCAACACAAtgaatttacaaattttgtgCACTTCCCAGCAGCTTTAATATGTGAAAAAAGATGATCAGTTCCACAGAATCTGGGTTCACCCATACAAGACACGCCCAACCAGAATTTCATCAAAACCCACAAAACTAAACCTACTGATATCTCAGAACCTATCTCAAAATCATACATCATCTTCTCTAACCGTCAGTTTTTGGCTTTACTAACTGCACTATTTGCTCCATTCTAATCATCGTTCTTCCAACATTCTCAACCACACTGTACAAACCATCTAAAAAAACCACTCCCTATATACAGCAATCAGGGATACCACTACTTGAACTTGATAATACAATTACCTTCTGAAAAAACCCAGTTCAGGCCTTTTGTTTTAAGGACTTGATGAGGATGCTTCTTGTCTTGGTTCTCTTAAGTAACCCAGAAGAGTTTCCGCCTGCAAAAGAATTAGCAACTTTCCATCAACAAGGTGTTCATTTCATAGAATCAGTGTAGTAATTGGTGACTGATCAGTTTTTGGTAATCACCTTATGCTTTGCTCGAACGCTTCCAGTCTGTGAAAGTGCAACCAGAGGTGGAATTCCCCCCTCCCTTACGAGCAACCCTCTATTTCTTATACTGTCAACACACAATTGCAAGAGTGTCAACACTGCAAACTCTTTCCCTTTCACCGACCCATCTTCAATTGCTTCCACAAGTGCAGAAATTCCATTCTCTTCCACAATTGCATCCTTTCCCTCTTGAATTGCTGCTAGGCTACTCAGAACTACCATCGCCTTCTCTGCTAAACCTGTACCTTGCTCCGCTACCAGCGCCACTAATGGCTTCACAGCTCCAGCAGTAACGGCACGCTCCTTGTTTGGTTTGATCGAGCAAAGCTTGTAGAGCGTCGTGAGCGCGTCCTTTTTTCCCCTATTCGATCCATTCAATAGCAGAGATACTAGTGGTGGGATGGCCCCGCAAACCCCAATCGAAATCTTGTTTTCCTCCAACAAAGCGAGGCTCATCAGAGCACACGCCGCATTCTGTTTTGAAGTTTCCGTGCCAGTTTTGAGCGCATAAACCAGCGATTTTATGGCTCCAGCATTCGAGATTATAACCTTATTAGACTCATGGAGTGAGAGATTCAGCAGGGCGGTTACAGCGTGCTCTTGCGTCCATGGATCGGTAGATCGAAGCAGAGGAATTAAAGCAGAAACGGCGCCGGACTCCCCAATGAGTACTCGATTATCGGACCGATTCTTCGCCAGAAGCCTCAGCTTGGCCGCCGCAGATCGCTTCACCGCAATTGACGACGACTGGAGCCCATCGATGCAGATCTTGACAGTCGGCTGCAGATCTTCGGGCGAAATACTCTCAATAATCTCAGTGGAGAAATTCTCCCTCTGCAGAAATCCTAAGCACGGCTCTGGCTCTGGCTCGGCAACTTCACCTTCTCTTTTAGGAACAACCGCCATGGACGGTAAATTTGCAAGTCTCTGCAACTCTCCCGAAATATCACTGCTACAAGCAGAGAAATCACTGAAAGCATGAGAAAGTTCAAGAAAATCCTGTTCCTGCTCAGACGATTGGTTAGCCCACTTAGGGCTACGAGATGCCAACTCGCCAAGCCTGAGGTCGATGACAGAATCAGTAAGATTCTCAGAGACGAAGCCGGATTTTCCAGCCACCGATCCATTAAATGTGCAGCAGCCATTATCATCTTGAAAGAAATTAGAGCGAATAGTGCGCATAGAACGGCCAATGTTCCTGCTAATTCTACTGGAAGTGGTTGAAGACGGACTGTAACAATTTCTTCCCAAAGGAAACCGATTAGAAGTGGAATGAGAATCCTCAAGCGACACCATTTCCAAAAGC includes these proteins:
- the LOC111803742 gene encoding U-box domain-containing protein 4-like, yielding MVSLEDSHSTSNRFPLGRNCYSPSSTTSSRISRNIGRSMRTIRSNFFQDDNGCCTFNGSVAGKSGFVSENLTDSVIDLRLGELASRSPKWANQSSEQEQDFLELSHAFSDFSACSSDISGELQRLANLPSMAVVPKREGEVAEPEPEPCLGFLQRENFSTEIIESISPEDLQPTVKICIDGLQSSSIAVKRSAAAKLRLLAKNRSDNRVLIGESGAVSALIPLLRSTDPWTQEHAVTALLNLSLHESNKVIISNAGAIKSLVYALKTGTETSKQNAACALMSLALLEENKISIGVCGAIPPLVSLLLNGSNRGKKDALTTLYKLCSIKPNKERAVTAGAVKPLVALVAEQGTGLAEKAMVVLSSLAAIQEGKDAIVEENGISALVEAIEDGSVKGKEFAVLTLLQLCVDSIRNRGLLVREGGIPPLVALSQTGSVRAKHKAETLLGYLREPRQEASSSSP